The nucleotide window AAATAAGGAAACACACTAGATAGACATCTCCATTTCTCTATGAAATAGGGATTTGCACAGCTTTTGGAGAAATGGTGAGATTTGACgtagcacaaaaaaacaatgcagtttGAATGTTTACAGTTCCAGATGTGAAGTGGCATGCTGTGATAGGAGAGGATCTCAGTCTGTTTAAACCagctaattttttttctttccagctCAAAGAAATACATGTTAGGAATGACTGATTTCATATGGAAAAGGGAATAAATCAGTTATGTTTTGAGATGGAAGATGAAACATTGTGAAGCTCGTGAACAGCCCTTCCAGTACTTCAGCTAAAGATGTTTTGGGTATTGTGGCCAGGTTGGATCAggggtagagcaggcacacatgtaCTGAGGGGTCATACCTTGATTCAGAGGTCCAGGATTCGAAtccaatttcctgcatgtcttccccctttctcacctagctgtcttgtcaaaaattaaagctggaaaagcccaaaaaaaagaaattttagGTTCCAGCAGATAACGTTCATAGTCGGTCCGTTAGGTGCACTATAACACAGACACCAATGCAGTTCAGTAATTTAAAATCTGCAACAAACACCACTCCTGTGAAACCTTTGTtcaatgtttctttctttcttctttctagATAGAAATTGTGTTGTTACAATTAATTTTTTAAGAAGTATTTCTTTTAGTTTGTCCACTTCCTGCACAACCATAATagataaaaacagtaaaagacGATGCAAAATCAAACCCTAACAAGATGAAATGTGTCAACCATGGAAGGTGTCAACACAGCCACTAGGAGGCAAGAGCGGCCCATTGTCTGAGTGTCACTTCATGACAACAACTTCTTATTTATGTTCACATGGCACATGTTTTTATGATCTTTCTGTGCATCTGAGatctaaataaactaatgtCGGTCCACATCTCAATGTCCCACTCCTCCCTTTTGGCACAGAAGTTAGCGAACATAGACGAATatcaatttagttttaattGAGATGAGGTGGCAGTTAGATCAGGAGGGAGCTACGGTAATTGAGCTCATATCATTGAAACAGTGAGATTGTCTTTTATGGGTTGTGGCAGGTCATTAGCTGTGTTAATTAGCTCATGGGACCAATTAACCTCAGACCTGGACAGCTGTGTGTCAATTCCTGTGAGGAATTAAGGACTTTATTAATAGTAAGGAATatttttaggtgtgtgtgtctgtgtgtgagttttttttcctccatcacTGTGGGTGTACAAACATCCAGAATGCAAAAAACTCAGCACTTCCGAGCCAAAATGGCGGCTCTGCGGGCCGAGGATCATAGAGGGACTTATTCTCATGACctttaaaaacagcttttttcacACTCACCCATCTGTCCTGGAAATATACTTAAGAAAGAAGAACCCACACATGCAGTATATCTCCCTTTTTTATACAAAAGCAGATCAAAAGTTGTACTATACTCGTGTCCACCCGtgctttaaatatttcaattacCTCATTCACCTCTTGACCTTTCTGACTTTCCCGTCATCTAACATTCATGGTCACGAACCACGAGCCCTTCTGTAATTCTGTAATAACTCTCAACAGCAAAAAGCTAACCAGGCCACAGAACCGCCAGGCCCTTTTGACCCGGGCTGCCCAGTGGTCAGCTTCATTTCCGGAGGTGATAGTAACTAAAACAGGCTCATTAAGGATCTCTAAATGGCTTTTGGGTTTCTGTGTCACTCTCAGAAGATGCTCTGGAAGTATATAAGACATGTCAGAGGCACCAAGAACAGAAGCATCGACGAGCATCTGGAACCAACACTTCAGATCTACTGTTCATCAGTGAGTTTTGATTCAGGGGATTTCAGGATATCTGTCAATCTTAGATTCTGTGGTTCGTTTTGTATGTTTGGGTATTatctatttttttccccccatcttTCCTTCACTCTCAGCAGAAATGACTGGAGCCGCTGTGTCCACATGCCTACTTTTTCTCCTGTCTGTATGTTCATCGTGTTACATCTCTAACTGTCCTATCGGTGGCAAAAGGTCTATCATGGATGCACCACTGAGAAAGGTGAGTTAAAGTTGAAAATGAAGTCACAAACTAGGATGCTGACAAATGTCTGCTAGATTCAAAAAAGTTTTGTTCACTtcaaattcatttaaatttacATAGCCCAAAATCACACTTCCCAGATGGTTTTATAATCTGTACAGCATACAACACCTTTACATTTACACTTTTGATTTAGAAAAGGAAGgacaaaaaaggaagaaacctcagaGGGCAACAGAGGAGGGATCCCACTTTCAGGATGGAATGACATGCAATGGATGTTGAAAAATATCTATAAAAATGACAGTAAAATGACATTAAATAAACGGTTGTTGGTTACATGTCAAAAGTCTTCATTTGTATCTTATGTAGTGAAGCTAAGTAAGGACTGAAACTCTCATCCTTAATCTGAAATATAACTTTAGAGAGCTAACGGACACATCAGATCATGATAAATATCCTCTATATTCTCTAAACAGTGGCTTAAAACAGTAGTGATCAATTGTTTCCTCCACCAGTGCATGCCGTGTGGCCCCGGAGACAGGGGCCGCTGTTTCGGCCCCAGTATCTGCTGCGGGGAGGGCATCGGCTGTCTGCTGGGCTCCCCGGAAACGGCTCACTGCGTGGAGGAGAACTACCTGCTCACCGCCTGCCAGGCGGGAGGGCGACCCTGTGGATCTGAGGGAGGACGCTGCGCTGCTTCAGGACTCTGCTGCGATGCAGGTCAGGAAGTTCGGAAGTTCAATcagacagtggtggaagaaatatTCAGATTCTCCTTTACATGAGTAAAAGTAgtactctgtcataataaaagtcctgcatttaaaagtAAACGTGCAATAGTATTATCACCAACATTTAAGTATAAAAAGTAGAAAGTACCCATTATGGCAAAATTGAGTTCTACTGTTATACCATTGGATTGTAGTGACTGCATTGCATTAATATGTTAACTGCATTTTTATGTTGTAGTTGACTAAAATGGAGCTGATTCTAGTTATTACATATTCTATTAGGTGGTGTAGTAGACTGTAAAACAATGCATTGTATTTTGTATGCTCATCATAGGTATTTAAGAATGTTGAATTGGTAAAATAACAGTTACCATGGCTGTCGAGAAAATGTTTAGGTGGGGGAAAAAGTACAAGATTTCCCTCTGAAACGTAGTggaatagaattttttttttaaacttaagtacagtacttgagtgaaTTTAATTAGTTAATTTCCACCCATGCATATAGGATTGATTTATGTGATGTTCTAGTATATTTCTATTCTATTAAACACCAAATGGGACAATCACTGCAAGTGCGATTAAATAAGCAACACACTGTGTCTTTGCATTTGAGTTCTGCTACTTGATTGATTGTGAACTGTGTTTTGATCATTTGCCCTCTTGTTCTGAAAAGGTTCATGGTCCATGGACCTGATAGCATCTTGTGAAGTGCATGGTTGCAAAAACAATCCACCACGTTCTTAATGACAACTCCCTATTTATTTGTCAAAATCCTTTCACAGAGAGCTGCACTACCGACCAATCGTGCCTCATCGAGGAGGAAGGAGACGACCAAACCAGCCTATTCGAAAGCAGCGACCCCGGTGACATCGTCCTCAGGCTCCTGCATCTGGCCGGTCACACTTCTCCTCATCGAGTTCACCAATGAGCCGCTCCTGACACCGAGGCCTCATGAGAAACTCTTCCGCCTTGGAGACGACATGGGACTTGTAGTTGTAGATCATGTAGTTGTATTACTATGTTTGTCATCATCACTCTGTATTTGCTCTTTCCCCTGGAGAGCGCATTTGtcaatatatttttatgtatgaAAATAGGGATGAATACTGAGTGGTCATCCAGATATCTGCATGTCGAAATAAAGTTTTGAGAGAGTGTAAAATGTTGTTTGTTACCATTTTACTGACTGAAACTTGTAAGATTTCTAAAAAGGCTGCAGTGTGGATACTTTCAAACCCTCTGATTACCTTTCTTTGTCcagaaaataacaaattaaCATAAAGCTTATCAGGCTGCAATATTACACTATATTCCTCTATCACCAAATGTACAAAGCCCACAGCCGTCTTATCTTTTCAGATGTTCAGCTTTGCCTAATCCTGTCCCAGTCTGCTGTGGGAATCCAAAAGGTTCTCACATGACGATGCGTGTGTTATCGTTGCCAATAGTGACATAAAGATCCCTGTTACATCACAACTGTCATGGTGCTTATCTTGTATGGTAGTCACCTTTGATCCATTCTTTGTTAACTGTAGCAGATTGAAGAACTCCCTCTTAAACCCTGATGACAGATTATTGACATTGAGTTTGACTGAATCATTTCGTCATGTCTGAGTCTGCTCTGGGAGCTCTGTTTTTCCAGGAATCTTATATTTAATAGTGAC belongs to Etheostoma spectabile isolate EspeVRDwgs_2016 chromosome 5, UIUC_Espe_1.0, whole genome shotgun sequence and includes:
- the oxt gene encoding oxytocin-neurophysin 1 isoform X3 encodes the protein MTGAAVSTCLLFLLSVCSSCYISNCPIGGKRSIMDAPLRKCMPCGPGDRGRCFGPSICCGEGIGCLLGSPETAHCVEENYLLTACQAGGRPCGSEGGRCAASGLCCDAESCTTDQSCLIEEEGDDQTSLFESSDPGDIVLRLLHLAGHTSPHRVHQ
- the oxt gene encoding oxytocin-neurophysin 1 isoform X1, with translation MLWKYIRHVRGTKNRSIDEHLEPTLQIYCSSVSFDSGSAEMTGAAVSTCLLFLLSVCSSCYISNCPIGGKRSIMDAPLRKCMPCGPGDRGRCFGPSICCGEGIGCLLGSPETAHCVEENYLLTACQAGGRPCGSEGGRCAASGLCCDAESCTTDQSCLIEEEGDDQTSLFESSDPGDIVLRLLHLAGHTSPHRVHQ
- the oxt gene encoding oxytocin-neurophysin 1 isoform X2, which codes for MLWKYIRHVRGTKNRSIDEHLEPTLQIYCSSVTEMTGAAVSTCLLFLLSVCSSCYISNCPIGGKRSIMDAPLRKCMPCGPGDRGRCFGPSICCGEGIGCLLGSPETAHCVEENYLLTACQAGGRPCGSEGGRCAASGLCCDAESCTTDQSCLIEEEGDDQTSLFESSDPGDIVLRLLHLAGHTSPHRVHQ